A single genomic interval of Coccidioides posadasii str. Silveira chromosome 1, complete sequence harbors:
- a CDS encoding uncharacterized protein (EggNog:ENOG410QE4T~COG:S) has protein sequence MSAEIGSMSLQVERDMDADASDGANSDSPPRSSPKSLLEWVKELGGGLADGIQLSTDPVKGQCLRVQHFLPENLASGTCIASCPIQATMSVANLEKIIKGVPSHGFLCSPEFLPAVKEKGALAFLLMDQYLLGDESFWAPYIRSLPEDSQLTRLEYYSDEDLEWLEGTNLLKLRENMLIKLKTTYEVGLQMLKESPNKNTKNYTWERFLWASSIIISRAFSSEVLKDYVKNSKSINVTGGEFSVLVPLLDMTNHQPLAQVEWRTSQGVVGLIVHKTLLPGQEVPNNYGPRNNERLMLNYGFCIPGNICDYRELSLKPPAGSPILVAKKEQYKRFATPGSIPNEDKYYVYNIFYPLPSQCRTLETSVFSLGLLDAVAVMSANRRELADLQIEENRIYIPFEKYGGSRCLLYGLGQLIKILMQNVLMIKTSACFKREPKNSKQHNATFYREGQMYISECAIAIAEWTLQRAKSVEILCSDYSSWFDILMKALPERRFNQRVLNKIQSLITDHPSSLKHGGELFYGDAVSQTLARTAKEPFKACVRGILEAMGDPKGDIPTPFETKLVYTIFICFCAAAYRNIDQNANSSDDEDRGILPARLRQWVAFLIEHYPEPPQDVRWVLEDDDAEKSLDSIEKIFKKTRRLKYGLFPLEYLINSWKVVDRMYWLSGNWMRWAWLITRDETVDLARSPLSFLMGVESVPRTLDQAPVDSYLYIPHDPRSVEAK, from the exons ATGAGTGCAGAAATAGGATCCATGTCACTCCAGGTAGAGCGAGATATGGATGCCGATGCATCTGATGG TGCCAATTCTGATTCGCCTCCGAGATCCTCGCCAAAGTCTTTACTAGAGTGGGTCAAAGAGCTCGGGGGAGGCCTCGCCGACGGGATTCAATTAAGCACTGATCCTGTAAAGGGGCAATGCCTTCGTGTTCAGCATTTCTTGCCCGAAAATCTTGCCAGCGGGACATGTATTGCATCTTGTCCCATCCAGGCAACGATGTCTGTTGCGAACCTGGAGAAGATTATCAAAGGCGTCCCGTCACACGGCTTTCTATGCTCGCCGGAATTCCTTCCTGCGGTGAAGGAGAAGGGTGCATTGGCCTTTTTACTAATGGATCAATATCTTTTGGGGGATGAATCGTTTTGGGCTCCGTATATCAGAAGTCTTCCGGAAGATAGCCAACTCACGAGACTTGAATATTACAGTGACGAGGATCTAGAATGGCTAGAAGGAACTAATTTGCTAAAGCTACGCGAAAATATGCTTATAAAGCTGAAGACGACGTACGAGGTTGGGTTGCAGATGCTCAAGGAATCTCCGAATAAAAACACAAAAAACTACACTTG GGAGCGATTTCTTTGGGCGTCCTCGATAATTATATCTCGCGCGTTCTCGTCCGAGGTCCTAAAAGATTATGTCAAAAATTCCAAATCAATTAATGTAACTGGAGGTGAATTTTCAGTTTTGGTACCATTACTCGACATGACCAACCACCAGCCCCTGGCACAGGTGGAATGGAGGACTTCACAGGGCGTGGTTGGCCTCATCGTGCACAAAACTCTCCTCCCAGGTCAAGAAGTCCCTAACAACTACGGACCTCGGAACAATGAACGCT TGATGCTCAACTACGGATTTTGCATCCCTGGTAATATATGTGATTACCGGGAACTTTCCCTAAAGCCTCCAGCTGGCAGCCCAATACTTGTAGCCAAGAAAGAGCAGTATAAACGCTTTGCTACGCCAGGATCCATTCCAAATGAGGATAAATATTACGTCTATAATATATTTTACCCCTTGCCTTCTCAGTGTCGAACGTTGGAGACCTCCGTCTTTTCTTTGGGCTTATTAGATGCGGTGGCGGTGATGTCAGCCAATCGTCGAGAATTAGCTGACCTGCAGATCGAAGAGAACAGAATATATATTCCATTCGAGAAATACGGCGGCTCCCGATGCCTTCTTTACGGACTTGGCCAATTGATTAAGATATTGATGCAAAATGTTTTGATGATAAAAACCAGCGCGTGTTTCAAAAGGGAGCCGAAAAATTCAAAGCAGCACAATGCGACTTTCTATAGGGAAGGTCAAATGTACATATCGGAGTGTGCCATCGCGATTGCCGAATGGACGCTGCAACGAGCAAAGAGTGTGGAGATATTATGCTCTGATTATTCTAGCTGGTTCGATATCCTCATGAAGGCTCTTCCCGAGCGGCGATTTAACCAAAGAGTCTTGAACAAAATTCAGTCGCTAATCACGGACCATCCCTCGAGCTTGAAACACGGTGGGGAGTTGTTCTATGGAGATGCTGTTTCCCAGACCCTTGCCCGAACTGCGAAAGAGCCCTTCAAAGCCTGTGTTAGAGGTATTCTCGAAGCTATGGGTGACCCGAAGGGAGACATTCCGACCCCATTCGAGACGAAGCTTGTTTATACGATATTCATATGTTTTTGTGCTGCAGCTTACCGAAACATCGATCAAAACGCAAATTCATCGGACGATGAGGACCGCGGTATTCTTCCGGCTCGTCTCCGACAGTGGGTTGCGTTCTTGATTGAGCATTATCCAGAACCACCGCAAGATGTACGTTGGGTTCTCGAGGACGATGATGCAGAGAAATCGTTAGACTCTATagagaagatattcaagaagaCACGACGCCTGAAGTATGGGCTGTTTCCTTTGGAATACCTGATCAACAGCTGGAAGGTTGTTGACCGGATGTATTGGTTATCAGGCAATTGGATGCGGTGGGCTTGGCTCATTACCAGGGACGAGACTGTGGATCTAGCAAGAAGCCCACTGTCCTTTTTGATGGGTGTGGAATCCGTGCCGAGAACATTAGATCAGGCGCCCGTCGATAGCTACCTTTACATTCCACATGATCCGAGGAGCGTTGAGGCCAAGTAA
- the NDH51 gene encoding NADH dehydrogenase [ubiquinone] flavoprotein 1, mitochondrial (EggNog:ENOG410PK2H~COG:C~BUSCO:4573at33183): MISRAVVAPTTHSISHLSSRALSSASAAAATSTARFPSSQKQSAQQQKQPQQLQTQQQRQYATVQDPAAVPPPRVHGGLKDQDRIFQNLYGRHGPDLKNAMKCGDWYKTKEILLKGHDWIISEIKASGLRGRGGAGFPSGLKWSFMNFKDWDKDPRPRYLVVNADEGEPGTCKDREIMRKDPHKLVEGCLVAGRAMNATAAYIYIRGEFYHEATILQRAINEAYEAGLIGKNACGSGYDFDIYIHRGMGAYICGEETSLIESIEGKAGKPRLKPPFPAAVGLFGCPSTVTNVETVAVAPTICRRGGKWFASFGRERNQGTKLYCISGHVNNPCTVEEEMSIPLRELIDRHCGGVRGGWDNLLAVIPGGSSTPILPKHVCDDQIMDFDALKDSQSGLGTAAVIVMDKSTDVVRAISRLSYFYKHESCGQCTPCREGSKWTMQIMQRFERGQAREREIDMLQELTKQVEGHTICALGEAFAWPIQGLIRHFRPELEARIQKFAQQNGGKPAFAGGWDPSARDAGKLISPGQ; this comes from the exons ATGATCTCCAGGGCAGTGGTGGCTCCCACGACCCATTCCATCTCCCACCTCTCGTCGCGCGCCCTCTCGTCCGCAAGTGCCGCGGCCGCCACCAGCACCGCTCGCTTCCCATCCTCCCAGAAACAGTCTGCACAGCAGCAGAAGCAACCGCAGCAACTCCAGACCCAGCAGCAGCGCCAATATGCTACCGTTCAGGACCCCGCAGCGGTGCCTCCGCCCAGAGTCCACGGAGGATTAAAAGATCAGGACCGCATATTTCAGAACTTGTATGGTAGACATGGCCCGGATCTGAAGAATGCGATGAAATGCGGCGATTGGTACAAGACAAAAGAGATTTTGCTGAAGGGACATGATTGG ATCATCTCCGAAATTAAAGCTTCCGGACTTAGAGGGAGAGGAGGTGCTGGTTTTCCTTCGGGGTTGAAATGG TCTTTCATGAATTTCAAAGATTGGGACAAGGACCCACGACCTCGATATCTTGTCGTAAATGCCGACGAGGGAGAGCCAGGAACATGCAAAGATCGTGAAATTATGCGAAAGGACCCCCACAAGCTAGTCGAAGGATGCCTCGTGGCCGGCCGTGCGATGAACGCCACCGCCGCTTACATCTATATTCGCGGAGAATTCTACCACGAGGCGACGATCCTGCAGCGTGCGATCAATGAGGCATATGAAGCTGGTCTGATTGGAAAGAATGCTTGCGGCTCTGGCTATGATTTCGATATCTATATCCATCGGGGGATGGGAGCCTACATTTGCGGTGAAGAGACGTCATTGATCGAATCCATTGAAGGAAAGGCCGGAAAACCACGCCTAAAGCCTCCGTTTCCTGCCGCGGTTGGTCTATTCGGCTGCCCCAGCACCGTCACAAACGTCGAGACTGTTGCCGTAGCACCAACAATTTGTCGTCGTGGAGGTAAATGGTTCGCTTCTTTCGGCCGTGAGCGCAACCAGGGAACAAAACTTTACTGTATCTCTGGTCATGTCAACAACCCTTGCACCGTCGAAGAAGAAATGTCCATTCCTCTCCGCGAACTCATTGACCGTCATTGCGGCGGTGTCCGAGGCGGTTGGGACAACCTTCTTGCCGTCATTCCTGGTGGATCATCTACCCCAATCCTCCCTAAACACGTCTGTGATGACCAAATCATGGATTTCGACGCCCTGAAGGACTCCCAATCTGGTCTTGGAACAGCTGCCGTCATCGTTATGGATAAATCTACCGACGTTGTCCGAGCCATTTCCCGTCTCTCCTATTTCTACAAGCACGAGAGCTGCGGCCAATGCACACCATGCCGTGAGGGCAGTAAATGGACTATGCAGATCATGCAGCGCTTCGAACGCGGTCAGGCCCGCGAGCGTGAGATTGATATGCTCCAGGAACTCACCAAGCAAGTTGAAGGCCACACTATCTGCGCTCTTGGTGAGGCTTTCGCCTGGCCTATCCAGGGTCTCATTCGTCATTTCAGACCAGAGCTTGAGGCTAGAATACAGAAATTCGCTCAACAAAATGGTGGAAAGCCTGCATTTGCTGGTGGCTGGGATCCTTCAGCTCGGGATGCTGGCAAACTTATCTCTCCAGGACAGTAG